In one Bradyrhizobium cosmicum genomic region, the following are encoded:
- a CDS encoding MarR family winged helix-turn-helix transcriptional regulator: protein MIEKKLDRAITDFIWNVVEIHSQMENIHTSWAALLGITEPQWLILMAITELDHGGGVAGIDIANKLRVHPAFVTNQTKALEKAGFLSRRPGADDARFVLMSLTAKATAEIEKLSKRKLALNSTMFNEFDEKTLADLNVALATIAKNARLAARLLAIDIS, encoded by the coding sequence ATGATCGAGAAAAAACTCGACAGGGCGATTACGGACTTCATCTGGAATGTCGTCGAGATTCACTCTCAGATGGAGAACATCCACACCAGCTGGGCCGCACTGCTGGGCATTACCGAACCGCAATGGCTGATCCTGATGGCCATCACCGAGCTGGACCATGGCGGAGGCGTCGCCGGCATCGATATCGCAAACAAGCTGCGGGTCCACCCGGCCTTCGTCACCAACCAGACCAAGGCCCTCGAGAAAGCCGGCTTCCTGTCGCGGCGGCCGGGCGCAGACGACGCGCGCTTCGTCCTGATGTCGCTGACGGCAAAGGCGACGGCGGAGATCGAGAAACTGTCCAAGCGAAAGCTCGCCTTGAACTCGACCATGTTCAACGAGTTCGACGAGAAGACCCTGGCCGACCTTAACGTTGCGCTCGCAACCATTGCCAAGAATGCCCGGCTGGCCGCCCGTTTGCTGGCCATCGACATTTCCTGA
- the flgB gene encoding flagellar basal body rod protein FlgB, whose amino-acid sequence MDQNGAVVGPLYLFELASSQARYLELRQSTIATNVANANTPGFKARDVEPFNKVLDNTPVRLATTSPSHMQLSAAETDTRKTAKKDSWEVVHSGNSVSLEQELIKGSDVSRDYSMNAAVVRSFHRMLLSSAKS is encoded by the coding sequence ATGGACCAGAATGGGGCTGTCGTGGGACCGCTATATCTCTTCGAACTCGCATCGTCGCAGGCGCGGTATCTCGAGCTCCGCCAGTCGACCATTGCCACCAACGTTGCCAACGCCAATACGCCGGGCTTCAAGGCGCGCGACGTCGAGCCTTTCAACAAGGTGCTCGACAACACGCCGGTCAGGCTTGCGACGACGTCTCCCTCGCACATGCAATTGTCTGCTGCCGAGACCGACACGCGGAAGACCGCGAAGAAAGACAGCTGGGAAGTGGTTCACTCCGGCAACTCGGTCAGTCTCGAGCAGGAGTTGATCAAGGGTAGCGACGTCAGTCGTGACTACTCGATGAACGCGGCGGTCGTGCGGTCGTTTCACCGCATGCTGCTGTCGAGCGCGAAGAGCTGA
- the flhB gene encoding flagellar biosynthesis protein FlhB, protein MAESDQESKTEEPTEKKVRDALDEGKIPVSREASIFASMAALMVIQMFLISNGVQQLTPTLKNLLDDPDGFPLNNGADAQNILTVVGLEAFRFLIPLVVVLVAFGLAASLLQNAPSLVLQRIMPDPSRISPVSGWKRLFGTQGWVEFGKSLFKLASVTVVVAFVLRSSEARAFEAMYTDPVALPEMILNIAMRIVSAICIATIVLVAIDLAWARFHWRRELRMTKQEIKDEHKQAEGDPMVKARLRSLARDRSRQRMIASASRATLVIANPTHFAIALRYKREENAAPVVVAKGMDVIALKIREVAEKNRIPVIENKALARALYEAVQVDQVIPAEFFRPVAELIYFLQSKQAPRPENVQ, encoded by the coding sequence ATGGCAGAATCCGACCAGGAGAGCAAAACAGAAGAGCCGACCGAGAAGAAAGTCCGCGATGCGCTCGACGAGGGCAAAATCCCGGTCTCTCGGGAGGCGTCCATCTTCGCGTCGATGGCGGCGCTGATGGTGATTCAGATGTTCCTGATCAGCAATGGCGTGCAACAACTGACGCCGACGCTGAAGAACCTTCTCGACGATCCCGACGGCTTCCCCCTCAACAACGGGGCGGACGCGCAGAACATCCTCACGGTGGTGGGGCTCGAGGCGTTTCGATTCCTGATTCCCCTCGTCGTCGTCCTGGTCGCATTCGGGCTGGCAGCGTCGCTGCTGCAGAACGCGCCCAGCCTGGTGCTCCAGCGCATCATGCCGGATCCTTCGCGAATCTCTCCGGTCAGCGGCTGGAAGCGGCTGTTCGGAACGCAGGGATGGGTCGAATTCGGGAAGTCGCTGTTCAAGCTCGCTTCGGTGACCGTCGTCGTCGCGTTCGTCCTCCGCTCGTCCGAAGCAAGGGCGTTTGAGGCGATGTATACCGACCCGGTCGCGCTTCCGGAAATGATTCTCAACATCGCGATGCGGATCGTCTCGGCAATCTGCATCGCGACGATCGTCCTGGTCGCGATCGATCTTGCTTGGGCGCGCTTCCACTGGCGGCGCGAGCTGCGCATGACCAAGCAGGAGATCAAGGACGAGCACAAGCAGGCGGAAGGCGATCCGATGGTCAAGGCGCGCCTGCGCTCGCTCGCGCGCGATCGTTCGCGCCAGCGGATGATCGCCTCCGCCTCGCGCGCGACGCTGGTGATCGCAAACCCGACACACTTTGCGATCGCGCTGCGCTACAAGCGCGAGGAAAACGCGGCGCCGGTCGTCGTCGCCAAGGGCATGGACGTGATCGCGCTGAAGATCCGCGAGGTCGCCGAGAAAAACCGGATCCCGGTGATCGAGAACAAGGCGCTCGCGCGCGCGCTCTATGAAGCGGTGCAGGTCGATCAGGTGATTCCCGCGGAATTCTTCCGGCCCGTCGCCGAGCTCATCTATTTCCTTCAGTCCAAGCAGGCGCCGCGGCCCGAGAACGTTCAGTAG
- a CDS encoding DUF1217 domain-containing protein, with protein MLSTIADYTRLTKDMGKSLTQVATQPDVSRETDYFLSHIGNVKTVDDFLKDYRLYSYAMKAYGLSDMSYAKAFMRKVLTEGVSDKDAFANKLSDTRYRQFAAAFNFAALGDKATQATAATTGTATQYVTQTMEEKAGDQNEGLRLALYFTRKASTITTAYQILADKALTQVVQTAMGWSSTISSSDIDAQAKMITKKIDLTDFQDPAKVDKFVQRFAAMWDATQAQSDTSTNPALVLIAGASSTSGSLDTDMLTKLQSIRLGK; from the coding sequence ATGCTATCCACCATCGCGGACTACACCAGACTGACCAAGGACATGGGCAAGTCGCTGACGCAGGTCGCGACGCAGCCGGATGTCAGCCGCGAGACGGATTACTTCCTGAGCCATATCGGCAACGTGAAGACCGTCGACGATTTCCTGAAGGACTATCGCCTCTATTCCTACGCGATGAAGGCCTATGGCCTCAGCGACATGAGCTATGCCAAGGCGTTCATGCGCAAGGTTTTGACCGAGGGCGTCTCGGACAAGGATGCCTTCGCCAACAAGCTGTCCGACACCCGCTACCGGCAGTTCGCCGCCGCCTTCAATTTCGCCGCTCTCGGCGACAAGGCGACCCAGGCGACCGCGGCGACGACCGGCACGGCGACCCAATACGTCACGCAGACGATGGAGGAGAAGGCCGGCGACCAGAACGAGGGTCTGCGGCTGGCGCTCTATTTCACCCGCAAGGCCTCCACCATCACCACCGCCTATCAGATCCTCGCCGACAAGGCGCTGACCCAGGTGGTCCAGACCGCAATGGGTTGGTCGTCGACGATCAGCTCGTCCGACATCGATGCCCAGGCCAAGATGATCACGAAGAAGATCGATCTCACCGATTTCCAGGACCCGGCCAAGGTCGACAAATTCGTGCAGCGCTTTGCGGCGATGTGGGACGCGACCCAGGCCCAGAGCGACACCTCGACCAACCCCGCGCTGGTCCTGATTGCCGGCGCGTCGTCGACGTCGGGCAGCCTGGACACCGACATGCTCACGAAGCTTCAGTCCATCCGGCTCGGAAAGTAA
- a CDS encoding MarR family winged helix-turn-helix transcriptional regulator — translation MPLAREAVELLVQAARAWYFEGNQHGLRDREWMALRFLGRANRFSRTPSALAGFIGATRATASQIVKTLEGKSFLVRKPSHEDKRSVVLHVTAQGEKCLSQHDPINHVVNAVTALGTDECVRLRDSLREILNHLDTAHQRLDASMCRDCMFLAERSPATGKARSTAEFMCRLYRAPVSLEETELLCTSFERTRDRPKIEGHLDRARVAGQG, via the coding sequence ATGCCGTTGGCACGTGAAGCTGTCGAACTGCTGGTTCAGGCGGCGAGAGCTTGGTATTTCGAAGGCAACCAGCATGGACTGCGCGACCGGGAATGGATGGCGTTGCGTTTTCTCGGCCGCGCCAACAGATTCTCGCGCACCCCCTCGGCACTTGCCGGCTTCATCGGCGCGACCAGGGCGACGGCATCGCAGATCGTGAAGACGCTGGAGGGCAAGTCCTTCCTGGTACGAAAGCCATCGCACGAGGACAAGCGCTCCGTGGTGCTCCACGTCACCGCGCAAGGCGAGAAATGCCTCAGCCAGCACGACCCGATCAACCACGTGGTGAACGCAGTCACGGCGCTCGGAACCGACGAGTGCGTCAGGCTCCGCGACTCGCTCCGCGAGATCCTCAACCACCTCGACACGGCACACCAGCGACTCGATGCCAGCATGTGCCGCGATTGCATGTTTCTCGCCGAACGCAGTCCAGCTACTGGCAAGGCACGCTCTACCGCGGAATTCATGTGCCGACTGTATCGCGCGCCGGTCTCGCTCGAGGAGACCGAACTGCTTTGCACGAGCTTCGAGCGCACCCGCGACCGCCCGAAGATCGAGGGGCATCTCGACCGCGCGCGTGTGGCGGGCCAGGGCTAG
- the motA gene encoding flagellar motor stator protein MotA — protein sequence MGSFVGVVITVAALLGGFAAMGGHLGVLMQPWEFVIIMGTAAGTFIMANPWKTVVDTGLACVQAVTGAVPGERYYLDLLGALHALMRELRGKGRNEVEAHIDDPASSEIFKAFPSVLGDPSLLQFICDYVRLIIMGNARTHEIEALMDEEIHTIVKSKLAPYHSLVTVSEALPALGIVAAVLGVIKAMGALDQSPKLLGGFIGAALVGTFAGIFLSYGIISPFAIKIKMTREKRCRPYIIVKQTLLAFMNGAMPQIAVEHGRKMISSNERPSIDVVENETIAGPKAVVTDAEPKAARA from the coding sequence TTGGGCAGTTTCGTGGGGGTTGTCATCACGGTAGCGGCGCTGCTTGGCGGATTTGCCGCCATGGGCGGGCATCTCGGCGTGCTGATGCAGCCGTGGGAATTCGTGATCATCATGGGGACCGCGGCCGGCACCTTCATCATGGCCAATCCATGGAAGACGGTCGTTGATACCGGGCTTGCTTGCGTCCAGGCCGTCACCGGTGCCGTGCCGGGCGAGCGCTATTATCTCGACCTGCTGGGAGCCCTCCACGCCCTGATGCGCGAGCTGCGGGGCAAGGGCCGCAACGAGGTCGAGGCGCATATCGACGACCCCGCGTCCTCCGAGATCTTCAAGGCGTTCCCGAGCGTGCTCGGCGACCCCTCGCTGCTCCAGTTCATCTGCGACTATGTCCGCCTCATCATCATGGGCAACGCGCGCACGCACGAAATCGAAGCGCTGATGGACGAGGAGATCCATACCATCGTGAAGAGCAAGCTGGCGCCCTACCATTCGCTGGTGACGGTGTCCGAAGCGCTGCCGGCGCTCGGCATCGTCGCCGCGGTGCTCGGCGTCATCAAGGCGATGGGCGCGCTCGACCAGTCGCCGAAGTTGCTCGGCGGCTTCATCGGTGCGGCGCTTGTCGGCACCTTCGCCGGCATCTTCCTGTCCTACGGCATCATTTCGCCCTTCGCAATCAAGATCAAGATGACGCGCGAGAAGCGCTGCCGGCCCTACATCATCGTCAAACAGACGCTGCTGGCCTTCATGAACGGCGCCATGCCGCAGATCGCGGTCGAGCATGGCCGCAAGATGATCTCGAGCAACGAGCGCCCCTCAATCGACGTCGTTGAAAACGAGACGATTGCGGGTCCGAAGGCCGTCGTGACCGATGCTGAACCGAAGGCGGCCCGCGCATGA
- the fliN gene encoding flagellar motor switch protein FliN yields the protein MAQSFDYEAASATGDAETSPLERLAEIAARTAEETGKFANVDAILRIPVTMQVVLGSATIPVANLMKLGRGAVVPLDHRVGEPVDVVVNGRVVARGEVVVVEEDNSRFGVSLTEIVGPLGQGDT from the coding sequence ATGGCGCAATCCTTCGACTATGAAGCTGCATCTGCAACCGGAGATGCCGAAACGTCTCCGCTGGAGCGGTTGGCGGAAATTGCCGCGCGCACCGCGGAGGAGACCGGCAAGTTCGCAAACGTCGATGCAATCCTGCGCATTCCCGTCACCATGCAGGTGGTGCTCGGTTCGGCCACCATTCCGGTGGCGAACCTGATGAAGCTGGGCCGCGGCGCCGTGGTGCCGCTGGATCACCGGGTCGGAGAGCCCGTTGACGTCGTGGTCAACGGGCGAGTGGTTGCCCGCGGCGAGGTGGTCGTGGTCGAAGAGGACAATTCCCGCTTCGGAGTTTCGCTCACCGAGATCGTCGGGCCTCTGGGGCAGGGTGATACCTGA
- a CDS encoding porin produces MKFTKTLLLGSAAGLMAASGAFAADLPVKAKAVEYVKICSLYGAGFYYIPGTDTCIKLGGYLRAEVALGTNSSYGPANGSPAGAHNRLSNYYTMRAREDLNIDTRTATEYGVVRTFFDGVFSWTSGGYQGAGSATGGTVYTGSLGLNTSGATPALVGSSINGTDGNTSAGSLGVYYAFIQFAGFTMGKAVSQFDAPWTNYPGNNFDGLVGGSGTVTGVTQFTYTADFGQGVTAAFSAEDTSAYYQAGNQNLTGATAGGMIGGTYGTNAIGGTRSPNLVGMVRVDQAWGLFQASVAAHDNHVAYYGANEATGHPDDKWGWAVQLALSIKNIPTGAGDVINVSAVYTDGATRYNFQNLAGSSYSMFGSSGVAYQSVGFANAPDTVYITGSSQETVKTWGFRGAYTHNWDPYWNTALYGAYAQAQYGSLAKNALCGVGGVFVTGVAQAGVTSCNPDFAIGQIGLITRWTPVKNLTFSADLNWTHLDQKYAGTVGYTGSGATAKPAAVYELKDQDSITLLLRAQRNW; encoded by the coding sequence ATGAAGTTTACGAAGACGCTTCTTCTCGGCTCGGCAGCCGGCCTGATGGCCGCCTCCGGTGCGTTCGCAGCCGATCTTCCCGTGAAGGCCAAAGCGGTCGAATACGTGAAGATCTGCTCGCTGTACGGCGCCGGATTCTACTACATCCCGGGCACCGACACCTGCATCAAGCTGGGCGGCTACCTCCGCGCTGAAGTCGCGCTGGGCACCAACAGCTCCTACGGTCCTGCCAACGGCTCCCCGGCCGGTGCGCACAACCGTCTGAGCAACTACTACACCATGCGCGCTCGTGAAGACCTCAACATCGACACGCGCACCGCGACCGAATACGGCGTCGTCCGTACCTTCTTCGACGGCGTGTTCTCCTGGACCTCCGGCGGTTATCAGGGTGCGGGCTCCGCCACCGGCGGCACCGTCTACACCGGCTCGCTCGGCCTCAACACCTCGGGTGCGACCCCGGCGCTGGTTGGTTCTTCGATCAACGGCACCGACGGCAACACCTCGGCCGGTTCGCTCGGCGTGTACTACGCCTTCATCCAGTTCGCTGGCTTCACGATGGGTAAGGCCGTGTCGCAGTTCGACGCGCCCTGGACCAACTATCCCGGCAACAACTTCGACGGTCTCGTCGGCGGCAGCGGCACGGTCACTGGCGTCACCCAGTTCACCTATACCGCTGATTTCGGTCAGGGCGTGACGGCAGCCTTCTCGGCTGAAGATACCTCGGCCTATTATCAGGCTGGCAACCAGAACCTCACCGGCGCGACCGCTGGTGGCATGATCGGTGGCACCTACGGCACCAACGCGATCGGCGGCACGCGCTCGCCGAACCTCGTTGGTATGGTTCGTGTCGACCAGGCTTGGGGTCTCTTCCAGGCGTCGGTTGCCGCGCATGACAACCACGTTGCCTACTACGGTGCGAACGAAGCCACTGGCCACCCCGACGACAAGTGGGGTTGGGCGGTTCAGCTCGCTCTCTCGATCAAGAACATCCCGACCGGCGCGGGTGACGTGATCAACGTGTCGGCCGTCTACACCGATGGTGCCACCCGCTACAACTTCCAGAACCTGGCGGGCAGCTCCTACTCGATGTTCGGCAGCTCGGGCGTTGCCTACCAGAGCGTCGGCTTCGCCAATGCTCCGGACACCGTGTACATCACGGGCAGCTCGCAGGAGACCGTCAAGACCTGGGGCTTCCGCGGTGCTTACACCCACAACTGGGATCCCTACTGGAACACCGCGCTGTACGGTGCCTACGCTCAGGCTCAGTACGGCTCGCTCGCCAAGAACGCACTTTGCGGCGTCGGCGGCGTGTTCGTCACGGGTGTGGCTCAGGCTGGCGTTACCTCGTGTAACCCGGACTTCGCCATCGGCCAGATCGGCCTGATCACCCGCTGGACCCCGGTCAAGAACCTGACGTTCTCGGCCGACCTCAACTGGACGCACCTCGACCAGAAGTATGCCGGCACCGTCGGCTACACCGGATCCGGCGCGACCGCCAAGCCGGCTGCCGTGTACGAGCTGAAGGATCAGGACAGCATCACCCTGCTCCTCCGCGCTCAGCGCAACTGGTAA
- a CDS encoding flagellar motor switch protein FliG, translating to MAAQVGIAPIKQRGVATLRGTDKVAALLLAMGRQAAASVLQQFEPQDIRIVTKAAAELRPITAQELEGIVEEFAQQFSMGANILGTIGGLEAVLGDVLPADQVSAIMSDLLGNSSRSVWDRVSSVSENSLATYLSKEHPQTAALILSKVKPACAAKVMSQLPSSLRNELMRRVLSLKPIVDDAMKVLEKTLHEDLTLNFARNLGADTYARVADIINKMERGHIEDMLKSLSEKRPKSAEVLKELLFTFDDVIHLTPKARTMIFDQVPTDRIVVALKGTDKHFRELILSSVASRVRRVVEHELAIGEPSNQRDVLEARRVITDLALDLAEKGEIELNPEQEDELVFR from the coding sequence ATGGCGGCACAGGTCGGCATCGCTCCCATCAAGCAGCGAGGCGTTGCCACGTTGCGCGGAACGGACAAGGTCGCGGCGCTCCTGCTGGCCATGGGCCGTCAGGCGGCCGCGAGCGTGCTTCAGCAGTTCGAACCGCAGGATATCCGCATCGTCACCAAGGCCGCAGCCGAGCTGCGGCCGATCACGGCACAGGAGCTGGAGGGGATCGTCGAGGAGTTCGCCCAGCAGTTCTCGATGGGCGCCAACATCCTCGGTACGATCGGCGGGCTCGAGGCCGTGCTCGGCGACGTGCTTCCGGCCGACCAGGTCTCGGCGATCATGTCGGACCTGCTCGGCAATTCGAGCCGGTCGGTGTGGGATCGCGTCTCGTCGGTGTCGGAAAATTCGCTCGCGACCTACCTTTCCAAGGAGCATCCGCAGACCGCGGCGCTCATCCTGTCCAAGGTCAAGCCGGCCTGCGCGGCCAAGGTGATGAGCCAGCTGCCGTCGAGCCTGCGCAACGAGCTGATGCGGCGCGTGCTCAGCCTCAAGCCGATCGTCGACGATGCGATGAAGGTGCTCGAGAAGACGCTGCACGAAGACCTGACGCTGAATTTCGCCCGCAATCTCGGCGCGGACACCTATGCCCGCGTCGCCGACATCATCAACAAGATGGAGCGCGGCCACATCGAGGACATGCTGAAGAGCCTCTCGGAGAAGCGGCCGAAATCGGCCGAAGTTCTCAAGGAACTGCTGTTCACCTTCGACGACGTGATCCACCTGACGCCGAAGGCACGCACCATGATCTTCGATCAGGTGCCGACCGATCGTATCGTCGTCGCGCTGAAGGGGACCGACAAGCACTTCCGCGAACTGATCCTGTCCTCGGTCGCCTCCCGCGTCCGTCGCGTCGTCGAGCACGAACTCGCCATCGGCGAACCGTCGAACCAGCGCGACGTGCTGGAGGCGCGGCGTGTCATCACCGACCTCGCGCTCGACTTGGCGGAAAAGGGCGAAATCGAGCTCAACCCCGAGCAGGAGGATGAGCTGGTCTTCCGCTGA
- the fliI gene encoding flagellar protein export ATPase FliI produces MNALRQLEWALLELQQSTPLASVSGAISEIAPTHFRVSGLSRFVRLGELIGVNSGGNSGGKPQIGEVIRIDSEGIVAKPFDRQFAGGLGSGAYRMPPLSFAPDPSWKGRVINALGAPLDGQGPLTPGSRPVSAEAEAPSAMKRARVHKPLRTGVRVIDLFAPICAGQRVGIFAGSGVGKSTLLAMLARSQGFDTVVLALVGERGREVREFIEDVLGANRSRAITIVSTGDESPMMRRLAPKTAMAVAEYFRDRGESVLLVVDSITRFAHAAREVALAAGEPAVARGYAPTVFTDLPRLLERAGPGEEGSGTITGIFSVLVDGDDHNEPIADTIRSTLDGHIVLSRHIADQARYPAVDVLASVSRLAHNVWDPEERELVSKLRTMMSKYEDTRDLRLMGGYQAGRDSGLDQAVDLVPRIYSAMRQDASAPPSADPFRELRDMLKGD; encoded by the coding sequence TTGAACGCTCTTCGGCAACTCGAGTGGGCGCTGCTGGAGCTTCAGCAGAGCACTCCCCTGGCAAGCGTCAGCGGCGCGATCTCCGAGATCGCGCCGACGCATTTCCGCGTTTCCGGCCTGTCGCGCTTCGTCAGGCTCGGTGAACTGATCGGCGTCAACTCCGGCGGCAATTCCGGCGGCAAGCCCCAGATCGGCGAAGTGATCAGGATCGACAGCGAGGGCATCGTCGCCAAGCCGTTCGACCGGCAATTTGCCGGCGGCCTCGGCTCGGGCGCCTACCGGATGCCGCCCCTGTCCTTCGCGCCCGATCCGAGCTGGAAGGGCCGCGTCATCAACGCGCTCGGCGCGCCGCTGGACGGACAGGGTCCCCTCACGCCCGGGTCCCGGCCAGTGTCGGCGGAGGCCGAGGCGCCATCGGCGATGAAGCGCGCACGCGTCCACAAGCCGCTGCGGACCGGCGTACGCGTCATCGACCTGTTTGCCCCGATCTGCGCCGGCCAGCGCGTCGGCATCTTTGCCGGTTCCGGAGTCGGCAAATCGACGCTGCTGGCGATGCTGGCGCGCAGCCAGGGCTTCGACACCGTCGTGCTGGCGCTCGTCGGCGAGCGCGGCCGCGAGGTACGCGAATTCATCGAGGACGTGCTCGGGGCCAACCGCAGCCGCGCCATCACCATCGTATCGACGGGAGATGAAAGCCCGATGATGCGGCGGCTGGCGCCGAAGACTGCCATGGCGGTTGCCGAATATTTCCGCGACCGGGGCGAATCGGTCCTGCTCGTGGTCGATTCGATCACCCGCTTCGCCCACGCCGCTCGCGAGGTCGCGCTCGCCGCCGGCGAGCCTGCGGTCGCGCGCGGCTATGCGCCGACGGTCTTCACCGACCTGCCGCGCCTTCTGGAGCGCGCCGGGCCAGGCGAAGAGGGATCCGGGACAATCACCGGCATTTTCTCCGTGCTGGTCGACGGCGACGACCACAACGAGCCGATCGCGGACACCATCCGCAGTACTCTCGATGGCCACATCGTGCTCTCCCGGCACATCGCCGACCAGGCGCGCTATCCGGCCGTGGACGTCCTGGCCTCGGTCTCCCGCCTCGCCCACAACGTCTGGGACCCCGAGGAGCGCGAATTGGTGAGCAAGCTGCGCACCATGATGTCCAAATACGAGGACACGCGCGACCTTCGGCTGATGGGCGGATATCAGGCGGGGCGTGATTCGGGGCTCGACCAGGCCGTCGATCTGGTTCCGCGAATCTACAGCGCGATGCGGCAGGACGCCTCGGCGCCGCCCAGCGCCGATCCATTCCGAGAACTCCGGGACATGCTCAAGGGCGACTAG
- the flgF gene encoding flagellar basal-body rod protein FlgF produces MQSALYVGLSAQVALEKRLQTIANNVANVNTSAFRTDVVKFETVLSKAGANPVAFSSPGDNIISREVGSITESGNPLDVAVVGQGWIAFAGPNGTVYTRDGRLQIAPNGDLQTVSGFPVIDSGGAQITLDPNGGPVAIARSGAITQDNNEIGSIGLFNIPADANLERYGNSGVTPDRPATAIADFSRDGFKQGYVEGSGANPMMELTKLIAASRAFDGTNSMIEGTESSLQNAIRTLGEPGK; encoded by the coding sequence ATGCAATCGGCTCTCTATGTGGGATTGTCGGCGCAGGTCGCCCTCGAAAAGCGCCTCCAGACGATCGCCAACAACGTCGCCAACGTCAACACGTCGGCATTCCGCACCGACGTGGTGAAGTTCGAGACCGTCCTGTCCAAGGCGGGCGCGAACCCGGTCGCCTTCTCCTCGCCCGGCGACAACATCATTTCGCGCGAAGTCGGCAGCATTACCGAGAGCGGCAACCCGCTCGACGTCGCCGTGGTCGGACAGGGCTGGATCGCCTTCGCCGGCCCGAACGGCACCGTCTATACGCGCGACGGCCGCCTCCAGATCGCTCCCAACGGCGATCTTCAGACGGTGTCCGGCTTCCCCGTCATCGATTCCGGGGGCGCGCAGATCACGCTCGACCCGAACGGCGGACCGGTCGCGATCGCGCGCAGCGGCGCGATCACCCAGGACAACAACGAGATCGGCTCCATCGGGCTATTCAACATTCCCGCGGACGCCAATCTCGAGCGTTACGGCAATTCCGGCGTCACGCCGGACCGGCCCGCGACCGCCATCGCCGACTTCTCCCGCGACGGCTTCAAGCAGGGCTATGTCGAGGGCTCCGGCGCCAATCCGATGATGGAATTGACGAAGCTGATCGCAGCCTCGCGCGCCTTCGACGGCACCAATTCGATGATCGAGGGCACCGAGAGCTCGCTCCAGAATGCAATCCGGACGCTGGGCGAGCCGGGCAAATAG
- a CDS encoding flagellar motor switch protein FliM translates to MMMENVDVDQRKQLPNYLLDAAGISIERMPMLNVIFDRMAASCTDSLQPIAGTPCYFSVNGITNDRVGDIIKDYEANAVAAVLYAEQWDSRIIIMLDRDFVFTMVEAMFGSDGAEPPLDVERTFSNIEIRLVQALFERFAKALQSAFAGTSNVTFRVERVETAMASLAIGRSGNMSICANIMLQALYRGGQMFLIIPHSALNPLRQKLAHVVVSDGRAADPRWREQMESEVQRTEVTLSAVLDEKMISLDDVVKFHVGQVIELEATPRTLARLESNNQVLFWCQIGQLDGYYAMQVADPVDQKREFVDDILSR, encoded by the coding sequence ATGATGATGGAAAACGTCGACGTCGATCAGCGGAAGCAGCTGCCGAACTACCTGCTGGATGCGGCCGGCATCTCAATCGAGCGCATGCCAATGCTCAATGTGATCTTCGATCGCATGGCGGCATCCTGCACCGACAGTCTTCAGCCCATCGCCGGAACGCCCTGCTACTTCTCCGTCAACGGCATCACCAATGATCGCGTCGGCGACATCATCAAGGACTACGAGGCCAACGCGGTCGCGGCCGTGCTCTATGCCGAGCAGTGGGACTCCCGCATCATCATCATGCTCGACCGCGATTTCGTGTTCACGATGGTCGAGGCGATGTTCGGATCCGACGGAGCAGAGCCGCCGCTCGATGTCGAGCGCACATTCTCGAACATCGAGATCCGCCTGGTCCAGGCGCTGTTCGAACGGTTCGCCAAGGCGCTGCAATCCGCCTTCGCCGGCACGTCCAACGTCACCTTTCGCGTCGAGCGGGTCGAGACCGCCATGGCATCGCTCGCGATCGGCCGCAGCGGCAACATGTCGATCTGCGCGAACATCATGCTGCAGGCGCTCTATCGCGGCGGCCAGATGTTCCTCATTATCCCGCATTCCGCGCTCAATCCGCTCAGGCAGAAGCTCGCACACGTCGTCGTCAGCGATGGCCGTGCAGCCGATCCGCGCTGGCGCGAGCAGATGGAGAGCGAGGTTCAACGGACCGAGGTCACTCTGAGCGCGGTGCTCGACGAGAAGATGATATCCCTCGACGACGTCGTGAAGTTCCATGTCGGACAAGTGATCGAGCTCGAAGCCACGCCGCGCACGCTGGCGCGGCTCGAGAGCAACAACCAGGTGCTATTCTGGTGTCAGATCGGCCAGCTTGATGGCTATTACGCCATGCAGGTGGCGGATCCCGTCGACCAGAAGCGGGAGTTCGTCGATGATATCCTATCTCGTTGA